A stretch of DNA from Phalacrocorax carbo chromosome 16, bPhaCar2.1, whole genome shotgun sequence:
CTATGTTTTTGTTTCCCGCAGAGTGCACCTTCATTGTGCTGGACACGGAGCGGTGGTCCGGGCAGGCGTGTGCGGATGAGGACTGCATGGTGGGGGACGTGAATCTCTTCCTCACTGACACTGAGGATCCGACAATGGGCGAGATCGAAATTATGATTGCAGGTCAAGTTCTGCTTCCTAGCTGGGGCCTCTGTCACCGTGGCTGAAGTCAGCTGCAGACAGATGTTATGTACAGCAGCTTTTTATTCTCCCTGCCTTACCATGGCTGCTCAGCTCCTTTGCTGGTCACGGTCACAGCCTCTTCTGAGTTTCCAGCATGGCTGATTTGTCTCCCAGAACCAGATGCTGACTCCTGTGGCTGTCTCTTTCAGAGCCCAGCTACCGAGGCAGAGGGTTTGGCAAGGAGGCGACGCTGATGATGATGTCCTACGGTAAGGGCGGCTCAGCACAAGGGAACAGAGCACAGTCAGGATGTGATCTAGAAGCACATATTCCCAGTGACACAGACAGGGTACTAAGGGCACCATCTGCACCAGAAATGGGAGTCCTGTGCCTTTATAGACACGGCAGCCAAGCAggtaaaaaaatgctttctgatttcttttgcaGGAGTGAGAAAGCTGGGGATCACTAAGTTTGAGGCTAAGATTGGTCAGGAAAATGAAGCCAGTATCTGCATGTTCAAAAAGCTTCACTTTAAGGAGGTGCGGTAACAGCCTGTCTTCTACCCAGAGAACGTGAGCAGCGTTTGCCCTGTGCTGGGATTGAGCTGGTTTTCCTCTGTATGGTACAGGTTGCTGTGAACAGCGTTTTCCAAGAGGTGACGCTGAGGCTGGACGTCAGTGACCAGGAGAGACGATGGCTCCTGGAACAGACAAACCACGTGGAGGAGAAGAGCTACGTTGAACTgaagctgccagctggggtgcTGGAGACCTGACGGGCGCATCCAGACGCACAGGCCTGGTGTCCAGGGAGGAACTGGATGCTGTTGTGAGGTCTGGGTGTGGAGGACACCAGCGAGCCAAACGCTGCACTTGACTGTTCCGAGCAGTCTCCTTCGGTTACTTTGTCACCTTGTCAACTTTGCACCTTGTTGCATCAGCCGGGAACACTGCCTGAAATTTAGACCTGGAGGACGGCCACTAATTCACAGGCCAGGAATGACTATATAGGAGTGACTCTAATCTTAATGTGCTGTTCCAGCAGAGCCTAAAATCACCAGCAGTTAATTGATTCCTGGTGCGACCAGTTTCTGGACAAGCAGCACCCACTGCTCGTTCTTCCACTGCCCTTAGAGCAGGATTCATCTCTTCAACAAGCAGTTTCAGTGTGCTGGTAGCTCAGTCTGTTTTCtcttgaataaaaaaagaaaagctgacaaAAACCTGAGGTTTCCCGAGAGCTGTCTGGGAGCAGTGGGGCTCAGCTGCTCACTTTGGCTGGTGAAAGGGTGGTTAGAAGTTGTAAGGACAGCAGAGACTCCTTGACCCGCATTTTCTGGggtgtgctgggctgcagggggacaccGCTGGGTCCTGGAAGTGAGAGGCCCAGGTGCGGGTGAGCACAACCAAACGGCAAGTGCTTGTTAACATGATGAGAATTATTGATATCAGCCGATGGAGCCTAGAACAGAGCCTCGCCACGACGGCTGCGTAACGGGGGGAactggcagctgcaggaggctgctgagACAAAACCTCTCACTGAGTTTCAGGACCATGTTTTGGCATGCTGCTGCCTGTTAAGAGCATGGATCTGGAAACCTCAGGCCTTGACTGAAGGGAAGCTGCACTTCATTTTACCAGGCAGGTTTTGTGGaagcaaggaggaggagaacacAACTGAAAGGAGACACAGGAGCAATCCCTTTCTTCAAGGAGCTCAGGAGTTACTCTGCTGAGCCTGGAGGCTCCATTCGCTGCTCTCCAGTAAGAtgaatggggggtggggggaatatCTCTTACTGGGGGCAGATACCTTTAGGGCAGGAGTTagccagcagcctctgctgtgaTATATATGAGATCTACTGAAGAAGCGCTTGCCTGACGCCCACCGGGCAGACTTTTTAATGCAGTTATTTAGCCTGACCTTTCCTGCCCTCCGCAGCACACTCTCTACAGCAGGGAATCTTGCTGAGGGGAGAGGACAGAAGGTAGGGAGGAAAACTGAGGCTCCTGCCTGTTTTCCCACTGTAATAGCAGCCATAATGGCTAATTCTAGACCAGAAATTATTTGTTGCCATTACAGAGTACCAGGTAATAGCTTTCAGGTTTGCCCAGGGATGTTTTTATCAGAGATTGGTAGGCAGTGGAATTTTTAGTATTGCTGGGCCTGTATTTTCAGGGCCCGGGGGTTTTAGTTTTCCAATTTTAGTTCATTTAAATACATCATTCATGTGACTAATATTAAAACCAAGCGTGGGAACAGTGTATCACGGTATTTTAAACAACAAGTATTTAGCGTGGATTTAGTTGTAGCAAAAGCTTTGTACTGTAATAAAGTAAAGAGCAGCTCTACTTCCAGCTGGGATTACCATGGCAAGGGCTACTAATCCTCATGCTCTCCATcacctgctgcaggcaggaatGAATTCTGTCCCCTAGAATGAGATTTGCAAGACCTGCTGGGTGAACTGCTGGCTCTGTGCTCCTTCCACTGAGCGTTTCATCCCTCTGCCCAAGGAGCAAGGTCAGGGTGGCAGGAGAGACGTAGCTGGGGTGGGATTTGTTCCCCTAAAAGGTGACCAAGGTGGGAAAAGTCCTTTCCTTCAACCTCTGCTGCCAGGCTGAGGGGGGCACAGTGAAATCATGCTGCCGCTGGCGGCTCCCCATACCCGGCCGGTTGCTCCGGAGCCTGCGAGCGCCCTGCTTGGCATCCCCAGTCCCCTGGCAACGCCGGCACGCTCCCCCGCCTCCATGGGCGGCTGGGAAAAGCCTTCGCCCTGGCAACCCAAAACAAAGTTGGGTCTGTCCCAGAGCCACAGCCCTTCCCAGGCTGGGAGTGGGGGACCCTGGTGGGGCTCAACCAGGGTTCCCACAGGGAACCAGCCCCTTGGCTGCTCCAAGCAGGCAGCAATGGAAGAGATGCTCCCAGGAGCCCCCGGGTGCCCCCACTCCTGCCCCACGTGGGCAGCCCTAGCCCGCAGCATTGCACCCCGTCCCACGCAGCGAGGCCTGagggggggagggtgggaacCGTGGGGACAGGAGCTCACCTCCGCTCAGCGCTGCCGCAGAGGATGTGACTTTGGAGGACAAGGCAGGGTAAAATGGGCTCCTCAGGCTTCCAGGTGGGAGTGACAGCCTTCATGTCCCCTGCAGATCTGGTGGCACTTTGTCACTTGGGTGTCACTTGGGCTGCAGACCTCCGTGACCACTCGCCTGctcaggcagaggagcttgtCTGGGGGTTTGGAGCACGAAACAAGAGCTTGTGGAAGGGGAGGAGGCGAAGATGCTGGGCagaggccggggctgcgggTCACAGCACACCATGGCCCCTGCTGAGACCACAGCCCCGCCTTGCCCCCAGGCAGCCAccaccccaccctccccagtGCCATCAGCCCTGCACAGCCACAGCGTGCCCCTGTGCCTGCCCGCTGTGGCAGCTTCGCCATGTATAAGCTGCCCCGTACAGGCTTAAAAATAacctgtaattttattttaagacattaaaatattaattttaatccCATTAAAAACAATAGGAAGCAGGCAGGGTGGCAGTGCCCGGGGACACCCTGGCCCCACTGTGCTGTGCCCCCAGCCCGTTCCAGCCACAGCACCATCAACAACCCCATACTGAAACACCCCTCCACCTTGCTTTCCCCTGCTTCActccccagccagggctgagATCTGTCCAAGGGACAAGCAGCcctctccccaccgccccctgctgcctccccccagcccaggatGCAGCCCTAGGGCTTGGGctcaccccaacacccccacaaGGGGTTAGGTGCAGATTTGGGCTGCCTCCAGCAGAACTGCTGCCCTCCAACCAGGCCAGCAGACACAGATTAGAGCTTCAcatcacccccccccccccacgctcCCCAAGGGATTAAAGCCCTTTAATCACCCCGAGGCATTAACCTGTGCTGGGACCAGCCAGTCCCTCCCTGATCCCCCAAGCCTGGCCCCACTGGGTGCTGAGGGGGCACCCAAACCAGTCCAGTGTCCCCTGCCCCTGGGAGCATTACCTgcctcttcccccagccccacaagcACGGTGAGCACCCAAGGAGCCCTCCGTGCGTCCCTGGGCTTTGGAAGGATTTAGCCTTAAAACGGGACAACGCGAAGTCAGGAAGGTTTATTCCGATAAACAGAATTTATCTTTAACTGGACAGTACGACAATACCCGATCGCAAAACACAGGAACAAAACATCCACAGGAAGAATTTccacaaaatacatttaaaaaagaaaaaa
This window harbors:
- the NAT9 gene encoding alpha/beta-tubulin-N-acetyltransferase 9 encodes the protein MKINQNTVLQGKRVTLVPYTSAHVPRYHEWMQSEELQRLTASEPLSLEQEYEMQRSWRDDADKCTFIVLDTERWSGQACADEDCMVGDVNLFLTDTEDPTMGEIEIMIAEPSYRGRGFGKEATLMMMSYGVRKLGITKFEAKIGQENEASICMFKKLHFKEVAVNSVFQEVTLRLDVSDQERRWLLEQTNHVEEKSYVELKLPAGVLET